The following proteins are encoded in a genomic region of Archocentrus centrarchus isolate MPI-CPG fArcCen1 unplaced genomic scaffold, fArcCen1 scaffold_24_ctg1, whole genome shotgun sequence:
- the LOC115775807 gene encoding arrestin red cell-like: protein MGDRAGTRVFKKSSPNCKLTVYLGKRDFVDRLDHVDPVDGVLLVDPEYLKDRKVFVTLTCVFRYGREDLDVLGLSLRKDLYVSTIQAFPPLEQDKVPLSRLQERLLKKLGQHSCPFSFTIPQNLPCSVTLQPGPEDTGKACGVDYELRAFYAKNAEEKIHQRNSVHLVIRKVQYAPEKSGPQPMAETSRSFLMSDRSLHLEASLDKQLYYHGEPISVNVRVTNNSTKTVKKVKISVRQFADICLFSTAQYKCPVAQIEADDQVAPSSTTCKVYTLTPMLGTNREKRGLALDGKLKHEDTNLASSTIVKQGCNKETMGILVSYRVKVKLVVSRGGDVAVELPFVLMHPKPADSLTSHPQSVAAEADVPVDTNLIEFDMNTSSLADDIVFEDFARLRLTGFKDEENPFV from the exons ATGGGGGACAGAGCGGGAACCAG AGTTTTTAAGAAGTCCAGCCCCAACTGCAAG CTCACAGTTTATCTGGGGAAGAGAGACTTTGTTGATCGCTTGGACCATGTGGACCCAGTAG ATGGAGTGCTCCTTGTAGACCCTGAGTATCTGAAAGATCGAAAAG TGTTTGTGACACTGACCTGTGTGTTTCGCTACGGTCGGGAGGACCTGGATGTCCTGGGCCTTTCCTTACGGAAGGATCTGTATGTTAGCACCATTCAGGCCTTTCCACCCCTGGAACAGGATAAAGTTCCTCTGAGCCGTCTGCAGGAGAGGCTGCTGAAGAAGCTGGGTCAGCATTCGTGCCCCTTCAGCTTCACT ATCCCCCAAAACCTGCCCTGCTCGGTGACCCTTCAGCCAGGGCCAGAGGACACTGGGAAAGCATGTGGTGTGGACTATGAGCTTCGGGCTTTCTACGCTAAGAATGCGGAGGAGAAGATTCACCAAAG GAATTCAGTGCATCTGGTGATCAGAAAGGTTCAGTATGCCCCGGAAAAGTCAGGTCCACAGCCAATGGCGGAAACCAGTCGCAGCTTCCTGATGTCTGATAGATCTCTACACCTGGAGGCCTCACTGGATAAGCAG CTGTACTACCACGGTGAGCCCATCAGTGTCAATGTCCGCGTCACCAACAACTCCACCAAGACTGTCAAGAAAGTGAAGATATCAG TTCGTCAGTTTGCAGATATCTGTCTGTTTTCCACGGCTCAGTATAAGTGTCCTGTTGCCCAGATCGAAGCTGA TGACCAGGTTGCCCCAAGCTCCACCACCTGCAAGGTCTACACTCTGACCCCCATGTTGGGTACcaacagagaaaagagaggcCTGGCCCTGGATGGAAAGCTAAAGCATGAGGACACCAACCTGGCCTCCAGCaccat AGTAAAACAAGGATGCAACAAGGAGACAATGGGGATCCTGGTTTCCTACAGAGTTAAAGTCAAACTGGTGGTGTCTCGTGGAGG ggATGTAGCAGTGGAGCTGCCTTTTGTCTTGATGCATCCCAAACCTGCTGACAGCCTCACCTCCCATCCCCAGTCAg TTGCTGCAGAAGCTGATGTTCCAGTGGATACAAACCTCATTGAGTTTGATAtgaa TACTTCATCTCTGGCTGATGACATTGTGTTTGAAGACTTTGCTCGCCTGCGGTTAACAGGGTTCAAAGATGAGGAGAATCCCTTCGTTTAG